The genomic window agtcataGTTGCATCAGGGCTATACCAAGGAATCATTTAATTATACGATTTCTTAGCAATTACTATTATCTTATTTCTCTTTGAATAATCGTTTGGGTAAACTTTGAACAAATGTATCAATACTAAAAGTTTCTATTAATATACTTATAGGAAAGATTAGGAACCAAATAAAAGTTGAAGATTGTTCAGGAAACATTTTAGTCAATCTGAACGGGTTTTTTCACCCTCGATTCAGCCCACTATGGGAGAGTGATCCTCTTGAGTAACTGAGTCCCCCTTTTTATATGTCCCAgtattcaattcatttattgtattcaaattattttttaaaaggagcataaaacataatttattacattgtttatttatcatgaaGGTTACGAAGTTAACGCCGTGGTATGTGATGATATCCAGATGGTacttttagatttatttttgtactttggaatccatatcattttttttgaattaatctatatttttcccattaatttaaaactgtaattatttattcagaaTGTTCTATCTATTTCGTCTGCTAGCTCATTTCTTTGTGTCCTTTAGATATAGCTGATTTTCCTTAAACCCACCTGGAAATATTGTTCCTCCCTCAAACTTGATATTAAGGGATCTTGTccatttggaagaaaaatataattgcttCACTCTTTGGATCTCATCTATTTTTAATGGGAGGATCATACCATATATTATGAAGATCCATTAATTTAACATATAGGTCCGTAATAGTGATATTGCAACTTTTAAGCAAGGTGAGtggttttttattcttacaaatatgcatttaaaatcAAGAATTTTCAAccgatttttcaattttcaagcAATTACTTTGCTTCTTTTAGACACTGAGGCCTAAaatttttcctatttaaaataagttttagtcAATCCTTCATCGGGGAAATCTATctgaatccattttttaaaattaactacTGCTGACCCATAGGCAGGccagaatacaatttttttcactaaattaGATGACATAAATTCCTCTCCTTTTGAAATGCCTTCATCATACATTACGAGGGTGATTAAAACTATACGTATACAAGAATAATGAAATAGCTGtggtaaaaaataatctataattttcAAGTAGATagctttattaatgtatattttgcatTGTATAAGTGCGATCGTGTTTTGTTAGATGAcattagaaagataatatttcgtacaaaaaaactttagtgATTGTTTGACTCTTTATTAGTGCTGGATGGGTCtaaaaaagactgcagtcctaggATTCCAGttacaataaaatttgtcagtcctaggaggGATCATTATGGGTCCTTTATGGCAATTACAAATGCTGAACGGACTtagttactaactatgtccTTAGAGCTGTTCAATATTTACTCTTTTAAGAGATGATAtgtattaagttttaaaaacctttaagtgaagtaaataaaaaaatagctacgACCGAcgtgtcagtttttttttttttttatccctaaTTGAACgataaaaaagatcggactgatAGAAAAGACTGAAAGGGGGAGTGGAGCCTAATTAGGAAATCAGTACTAAGACCCATTGAGCGAAcgtcaaagagaaaatacggaACATTTTACAGTTTTCGACTTTGAACAAGCGAAATTCAAGCCaggtggctgaaaatgtgaacagtgtttatggtcctgatactgtaacaacCTATTACATGGTATTTAGATTTCGTTCATTCCATTTCGGTAATAATTATGTCAAAGACACACCAagctctggaaggccaattgtctaAAATGTGGATAATATAATCAGGGGGGtatgcaggattttttttttttgggtgagggattggtttttgtatattttttgaaaaaaatcaaaaaattaaattgtatcttgaaaaaatttggaatattaaatgtttcggtaaaaatttcaaagatttaaattttaaaaattcacaaatgttcccaaataattaaatttttttggaaataattgccaaaaaaaatcaaaaattaaatttaaactataaaattttttggaaaaaataatcataaatccatagctattctcaaaaaattaagtaatttgcaaaaaacaattcaaaaatagagcattaagtataaactataatgttcatttatgtaattttttacgcaattgctcgagtttatttacatatatatatgttctatataatatataaaccaaataaagaatgttgaaaaaaaaaaagcaaagaacTATTTcacagaaagttaatttttttgggaaaaaaaattgaaaaattaaataaaatgtcaaatattaaattttcttgtaaaaaaacaaaaattccttaatttgtgttGGGGAGGAGGGCTATAGCTCATCCAACCCATCCCCTGCAGACGCATATGCATATCGTTAAGTCCTTcgaaaatccattaaaaataatagatttatttttactacaccttatAGAAGTGTATTTTATAAAGTGTGTTCTTCACGTATTAATATTTACTGCTAATGggtatcaataatataaatttagtcCATGTTTCCagttattgttgttgttgctgctgcTGCAAAAGCATTGAATTCATGTTCAGTGTTTTTTCTATATTCACCACGaacatatatatctaatttgAAGAAAGTGTAACACATGGTAAATCAAGTAATCAAACAACAACTATTTCGCGcatcatataatatttactatgtTTCGAGAGatagattataatatttcatatgatttattattaaataataattattctcttataaatacaaactattattattaattattatcaattaatagtaatattaattaaatatttttcttagtttCCTAtcacaaataatgaatatatatttataagacaaATCTATCttatcacaaattattttctttcgttttttttatagatagatATAAAAGACAACAATTTAAATAGGACAATATTTTaatcctaaaaatattaaactagaAGTAATTTAGCCTAGATGAATGAATCTCTTTAAGTGAATGATAATAATAGGGTAATGTTTGGATTCAGTCACCAAATCAGTACACACACTTTTACACAATATCATGGATAGGATAAGAATAATGACTTTCTTCTTCCTCATGCTCTTCTTCTTGAACAAGAACTTCATCCACatgagtataattataattgacatTGTGATCATTTAAAAGTGTTCGTTCAATATCTAAATTACATTGTTTTCCGAAGTTATCTTTGGATTCAAGGATAATGACTCCACCATTACTACTTCTTTGGGAATCAGAGTGTGAATGTGAAGcattctttttcctttttcttttagcACTCTCTAGCCATCGAAGATGTAAAGCAGTGTGAGATTTTCGCTCTTTATTATCCTCTTTCGAAATTAAATGAATGGGGTAATGAGTTGTTGATGATGAGACACCAGGAGGACAATCATCCTCCCCTCTTTGATCTACTTCATTATGCATGTCACGATGAATATTAATGTTCTCATTATCACTctcagataaaatattttgaagatatggAATGGGAGATGCTGGTGAGTATATTAAAGTATTGGGTGAGCGATGAACTACCATTTGATGGTGATCATCACCGAGAGGTAAATCCTCATTGCCGCCGCCTCCTTCACTCTGCTCATTCGTCTTTAAGAAGTCTTTAGAAGAGTTGAGAATGAGGGATGCGCTAGCTTCATCAGCTTTATCAAATGTCAATGAGCAAGGTGCACTTAGATTTAAATTACGCTCTTTGCATGGATTACGGCCTTGGTATGGTTGTAATCTAAGAGTAGGTCGTTGATTACtcaaaatattgtcatttttacTAGCTCGGACTTCTGTTAAGCGTACTGACATCGTCGTTGCCCCCGTGGAGGACTTTGAATCGTTTTTGGAGAAAtctaaagtaaataatatatacaaataatattgaagtgaatatgaataatataaatgaaccTACCATTGGTATGAAAGACagtatcatttttgattacaACTTGAGAGCTTGAGTTTTGCTCTCCAGGTCCACCacaataattactattattattgaagacATTGTTACTATTATTGACGGGTGATAGAtcattgtttttagtttttttgtatctttccCAAAGGGGAAGCAATTCGGAAATTCTTTCCCGAACACAAAAAGCAGTGAGCCGAGCTTCTCCATCTTGATCCCAAGAGTCTTCAATTGTTTCTCTCAAAAGCTGTATTGCAGGATTTGAATCTTTCCAAACGGATGGAAAAAGAGGGCGTGACTTGTAGCGAGACACAAGTACTTTCATTGACTCAACACTGATAGAAGATCGTGCtttagtttctttttgaaaagggTATTCAAATTCAGGGACGCCCGAACCCTGATAAAGGTCTTCACATCGTCGAGATATCTCCCAGAAGATAAGTCCTAGAGAGTAGACATCTGCCTGTTTGAAGGCAGACTCTGCATCTCTAAAATTTAAAGTCCCCTCCAAGAACTCTGGTGCCATATAGCGAGGATCCCCTATATTGAAAGACATATTTGAGGCAGGGACTTCCTCGTGGTTCTCTCCAAGGAGAACATTTCCTCCGAAAACACGGACTGCTCGACTAAAATCTCCGATACAAACTGATAAGTCCTCACTTCGAACGTAAATATTATCACTTGACAAATTTCTGTAATCGAAACGTAAACATAAATACAGAAATGCCAcaaaccatatatatatttatcattaattttccATACTATCTATTAATTCCTTATtacttagttattattatatacctgTGACAAACGCTGCCTCTTTGATGACGACTGGGATGATAACCTTGAGAATCTGAATGAATATGAGCAACACCGTCCGTGATAGAAGATAGAAAAGAGACGAGACTGTTCCAGGAAATTGTattctcttttaaaaatgagGAGAGGGGTATTTGAGTAGATGAGTTGGTGAATACGAGTATGTGATcctacaatttaaaaacataatattagtaTCAATCTTTCTCGGTATggactatcaaaaaagttgacataatagtaaaatgaatcaaaatttattatatatatatttttaaatgcataaaccTGCCTTGACGACATAcgaataaaaagatattattctgttaatagtaataactagtgttggattggaGTTATCTCTATTGAGTCGAGTTATAGTAATGGCATaagaaaaggaatttttttatatattgaattaatcgAATCCAACTTTTAAGTTCAGCAATTAACTGGTTACAACATCTACTTCAATAATTAAGTAGACaactattaatcaattaaagtaggtaattttaaaagataatatttgtataataggaaattattaatatgatcacaataaagtataaattctattaatttaggtagccaatatattatttataaacatattagcCACATCATTACcaaaatcaatttcttctttttgatacaattttgattttttgatgaggttAATCGCatagagaaacaaaaatatagaggtGACAAGGGTTTGGCTATTCAATGAATATTCTAAGAAGTTGAATACAGCTGTTGTATTTGGTCTACTTTTAGATACTAAGTGTGTTTAAACTCAAAATCTGGagggaaaaaaatcagtctattAAATCTATGGCTGTTTTGGCACAATAATATCAATGTCATATAAAGAGCATGTTAACAGTCTTTCAGAGTCCTTCACACCtctataattttctatattcgATTATTTCGAGTTTTGATCCTTCATGCGTTTCAAATAACTCAAGTTATGGTAATTCAGTGGCGTCTGCAGGAGGTGGGGCTGGAACGGCTgcagccccccccccaaaaaaatgaaagaattattccctgttacaagaaaatttaatagttgaatgtttttttcataaaaattaattttctctaaataactatggattttttgaatttatttttcaaaaaatttatttttttcagaatagctatggatttttgaaatttttgtccaaaatataatatatttataaatttttttccgtaaaatttctttttcccaaaaaatactaaaaaccaGCCCCtctccccacaaaaaaaa from Lepeophtheirus salmonis chromosome 1, UVic_Lsal_1.4, whole genome shotgun sequence includes these protein-coding regions:
- the LOC121123131 gene encoding activin receptor type-2A, coding for MMEKPSGGRRLSTLLLILGTIIHLVSSNPNSETVNCIYNNKTNPYFHREEVPKRDLIQDSQGRLIVSGCNACFTLWNPQDDGSLLILGQGCWSSHEDCHESSCNDYALSDAPTKSKLCCCTADSCNGHIVPIDSSKNHTLVPYQESIIPLRVNDESPLPYPAVYLIFICIALILLSLICILLRVLFLFWKRSFHKSGSYHHHQYYYRSYFPSSFLKNNKNNSNSHERNNKASTTATLESSKLLPHSPLSDLSKKILDDELEVHFDLGSSIEDGGFGTVAYSGIERSGRRRVLIKVPGSFEAYQNEARIYEALSPHKSILQLLYHTENYICRGVSLDHILVFTNSSTQIPLSSFLKENTISWNSLVSFLSSITDGVAHIHSDSQGYHPSRHQRGSVCHRNLSSDNIYVRSEDLSVCIGDFSRAVRVFGGNVLLGENHEEVPASNMSFNIGDPRYMAPEFLEGTLNFRDAESAFKQADVYSLGLIFWEISRRCEDLYQGSGVPEFEYPFQKETKARSSISVESMKVLVSRYKSRPLFPSVWKDSNPAIQLLRETIEDSWDQDGEARLTAFCVRERISELLPLWERYKKTKNNDLSPVNNSNNVFNNNSNYCGGPGEQNSSSQVVIKNDTVFHTNDFSKNDSKSSTGATTMSVRLTEVRASKNDNILSNQRPTLRLQPYQGRNPCKERNLNLSAPCSLTFDKADEASASLILNSSKDFLKTNEQSEGGGGNEDLPLGDDHHQMVVHRSPNTLIYSPASPIPYLQNILSESDNENINIHRDMHNEVDQRGEDDCPPGVSSSTTHYPIHLISKEDNKERKSHTALHLRWLESAKRKRKKNASHSHSDSQRSSNGGVIILESKDNFGKQCNLDIERTLLNDHNVNYNYTHVDEVLVQEEEHEEEESHYSYPIHDIV